The window CGGTCCTCGTGGAAGCCGGCCCCGGACTCGCATCGGCGCTCCTGGAGCAGGACCTGGTGGATCGCCTGGCCGTCTTCATCGCCCCAAAAATTATCGGCGACGGGGCGCCCTCGTTCGCGCTCCCCGGCATCCCGCGCATGACCGACGCCATCCGGTTCTCGGAGTACCACTGGGAACCGTCGGGTGAGGATATGCTGTTCCTCGGGTATCGCCGGTTGTGACGTCGTCACATGAAATCTGGATCTCGCCCGGTACGCGCATGCCGCCCGATACGTCTTATACCTATGAGGACTTCGCCCTTCTCCCCGAGGGGGCGCCTTATCAACTCATAGACGGACAACTCGTCGTGTCGCCATCGCCATCCACCTATCATCAGACGCTTCTACTCCGTCTCGCCTCCCGCATCCATCGCTTTTGTGAGGACTCAGGACAGGGAACGGCCTTCATCGCACCCATCGATGTCTACCTCTCCGACACCGATGTCTACCAGCCGGATCTGGTCGTCGTCCGGGCCGGCGGGCTCGCCATCGTCGAACCCCGGCTCATACGGGGCGCCCCCGACCTGGTGGTCGAGATCCTCTCCCCGTCGACCGCCTACTACGATCTCCACCAGAAAAAAACGGCCTACGAGCGGCACGGGGTGGTGGAATACTGGGTGGTCGACCCGATCGAGCAATCGGTAGAGGTATTCGAGCGTGGGCACGAGGGGTTTGTGCTCCTCCAGCGGTCCGCCGGCGCGGAAGCCGCCACCTCCCGATGCCTGTCGGGATTCCACGTCGAACTCGAATCCCTCTTCCAGGGTTAAAGGGGCCGTTTCATTCATCAGCGGTTCCGCAACCATGTTTACGGGCATTATCGAAGAAGTCGGCCGGATCGCCGGCGTGGAAGACCTGGGCGGGGGGCGGCGTCTGCATGTCGAGGCGTCGTTTGCCCCGCAGCTCCGGCCGGACGAAAGCGTGGCCATCAACGGGGCGTGTATGACGGTGGTTCAGGTCGACGGCCTTTCATTCGACGTCGTCGTCGTCGAGGAATCCCTCCGCAAGACCACCCTCGGCGACTTCACCGCCGGCCTGCGGGTCAACCTCGAACGCGCCATGCGGATGGACGGCCGGATGGACGGGCATTTCGTGCAGGGCCATGTGGACGCGACCGGCGTCGTGGAAGAGGTCGTCGAAGAGGTCACCAACCGCCTCTACCGGATCCGGTTTGCACCGGAGTACGCCGGCTACCTCGTGCCGCAGGGCTCCGTCGCGATCGACGGGATCAGCCTCACTATCGCGCGGCTGGAGCGCGACACCCTCACCGTCGCCATCATCCCCCATACCCTGGCCCACGCCAACGTGCCGGCGTGGACGCCCGGCGCGCGGGTCAATCTCGAGTTCGACATGATCGGAAAATACATCGTCCGGTTCCTCGAACACCGAGGAAGGGATCCCGAGACGATGAGTTGAATATCATGGTCTGACAAGTTGGCATCATTCCCAATTACCCGCACCATGAACCCCATTTCCGACATCGGCATTCTCGACGATCTGGACGCCCCCCGCGCCGCCGGCCTGGAAGCGCCCGGCGCCCGGCTGGTGTATCTGGAGACGTACGGCTGCCAGATGAACGTGTCGGACTCCGAGATCGTCGCCTCCGTGCTCCGTGAGCAGGGGTTTGGCCTCACCCGGAATGCCGACGAGGCCGATGTCGTGCTCATCAACACCTGCGCCATCCGCGACAACGCCGAGCAGAAGGTGCGGCAGCGGCTCGCCACCTTCCGGTCCGAAAAACGCCGCGGCCGGCGTGGCCTGACGCTGGGCGTCCTCGGGTGCATGGCCGAGCGGCTGCGGCACAAGCTGCTGGACGAAGAGCAGCTCGTCGACCTCGTCGTCGGCCCCGACGCGTACCGGGATCTGCCCAACCTTCTGAACGCCTCCCGGGAAAGCGGCCAGGCCGCCGTCAACGTCCAACTCTCCCGCGAGGAGACGTACGCGGACATCAACCCTGTGCGTTATGACTCGAACGGCATTTCGGCCTTTGTGTCCATCATGCGCGGATGCGACAACATGTGTTCGTTCTGCGTAGTGCCCTTCACCCGCGGGCGCGAGCGCAGCCGGCCGGCGACAAGCATCCTCGACGAGTGTAAGCAGCTCGTCGATCAGGGCTTCAGGGAGGTGACGGTGCTCGGTCAGAACGTCAATTCCTACCGAGCGGACGACACCGGCGGCGGCGTCTCGTTCGCTGAATTACTCTACCGCATCAGCCTCCTGTCGCCGGATCTGCGGATCCGCTACTCGACGAGCCACCCCAAAGACTGCTCCGACGAGCTGCTGCACGTCCACCGCGAGCGCGCGAACGTCTGCAACTTCATCCACCTGCCCGTCCAGCACGGCAACACCGAGGTGCTGGCCCGCATGCGCCGCACCTACACGCGGGACGAGTACCTGGCCCTCATCGACCGCGCCCGCGCCATCGTGCCGGGCGTGTCGTTTTCGACGGACATCATCGCCGGCTTCTGCGGCGAGACCGAGGCCGAGCACCGGGACACGCTCAGCCTGATGGAACACGTGGGCTACGACAGCGCCTTCATGTTCATCTACTCCGAGCGGCCGGATACCTACGCGGCGCGTAAATACACCGACGACATCCCGATCGACGTCAAGAAGCGCCGGCTCGGGGAGATCATCGAGGTGCAGAACCGACTGTCGCTGGTCAGTAACCAGGCCGAGGTCGGGCGCCGGCACACCGTCCTCGTCGAGGGCCCGAGCAAACGCGACGCGAACCAGCTGTGCGGGCGCACGGATACCAACAAGATGGTGATCTTCGACCGCGCCGGCCTCGCGCCGGGCGACTATGCCGAGGTCATCATCACCGGCTGCACATCGGCCACCCTGTTTGGCGCCATTGCCTAGAGACCTTGCCTAGAGACCATGGATAGAGAATCCGTTCAAGAACGATTCGGTATCGTCGGCACGTCGGCCGCAATCCGCCACGTGATCGACCAGATGCGGCTGGTCGCGCGAACGGAGGTGAACGTCTTGATCCAGGGCGAAAGCGGCGTGGGGAAAGAGGTAATCGCCAGGGCGATCCACGAGATGGGCACGCGCCGGCATAAAGCGCTGGTCATCGTCAACTGCGGCGCCATCCCCGAAGGTCTCATCGAATCCGAGCTGTTTGGCGCTGAAAAAGGGGCCTACACCGGCGCCACCGACCGACGGAGCGGCCATTTCGAGGAGGCGGACGGAGGGAGCATCTTCCTGGACGAAATCGGCGAGATGCCGCTGGCGGCCCAGGTGCGGCTACTGCGCGTGCTTGAGACGGGCGAGTTTTCCCGAGTGGGGTCATCGACGGTGATGAAGTCGGATGCCCGGGTGATCGCCGCGACCAACAAAGACCTCGGCAAGGAGGTCCAGGCCGGCCGCTTTCGGGAGGACCTCTACTACCGGATCAGCACGATCATCATCCAGATCCCCCCGCTGCGGGATCGCCAGGAAGACATCCTGCCCATCTTCGAGAGCTACCTCCACCAGTTCGCCAGGAAGTACAACTCCCCCATGCGCCGGCTGGACGAGGAGGCACGTCGCATGTTGTTGCGGTACCGCTGGCCCGGCAACGTCCGCGAATTGCGCAACCTGGCCGAACAGGTCATCGTCCTCATCAACCGGGACCTGTTGGGCGTGGAGGACATCCGCTCGTTCTTGCGCGGCGTGACCGTGTCCGGGGCGTCGAGCGAGATCGTCCCGTCTCTCCGTACCGCGAGCCGGGTGGAAAGCGAGGGCGACGACCGCGGCCGCGAGTTGATTTATCGCGCCCTGCTGGAATTGCGGTTGGAGATTCGCGATCTGAAAGAGCACATCGGGCGTCTGACGCAGGGTGTGCGGGTCCCCAAAAGCGCCGAATCGATGGAAACGGCCGAGTACGAACAAACAAACGGCCCGCTGGTCATTGTTCGCGACGGCGCCGGCGATGACACGTTTTCGTCGATGGCCGAAGAGGTGACCTACGAACTGGAGCCAACCCTTGTGCACGGCCGGCCGCTCCTTGGCAGCGGCGCCCCCCGCCCGATGGAGGAGCCGAACGGGGAGGTCGAAGTCGACGATCCGGTTTTTCCGACCCTCGAATCCGCCGAGCAAACGCTAATCGCTGAGGCGCTGAAATACTACAAGGGCAACCGCCGGCAAACCGCGCGCGCGCTGGGCATCAGCGAACGGACCCTGTACCGCAAGCTAAAGGAGATCGATGAAGAAGAGTAGGACAAGGAACAAGGAACAAGGAAAAAGGAACAAGGAAAAAGTGACCTATAAAGATCCGTCTCCCGTTTCCCGTTTCCCGTCTCCCGTTTCCCGTTTCCCGTTTCCCGTTCCCCCGTTTTACCATTTCCCGTTTTACCTTTTACCTTTTACCTTTTGCCTTTCCTTCGCCGGTTGTGGTTTTTACAGCTTCACCGGCGCCTCCATTCCCGAGAACATCCAGACGATCGCCATCCCGCAAGTGGTCGATAACAGCCTTAACACGTTCCCCACGCTGGGTGATCAGATGACGGAGTTGCTGATCAACCGCTTCGTACGGCAGACGCGCCTGTCGCTGGTCGAAAACGAAGACGAAGCGGATGCCGTGCTGACCGTCGAACTCCAGCGCTACACCAACGCTCCCTCCGCCGTCAGCGGTGAAGAACGCGCCGCCCTCAACCGCGTCAGCCTTACCTCCGCCGTCGTTTACATCGACCGCTCGGGCGCGGACGAAAAAGAGCTCCTCCGGCGCTCCTTCACCAGCTTCGAGGAGTACGACCCCGTCAACCTCGACGACGAGGAAGTCGCCGCCATAGCCGCCCTCCAGAACCTCGCCGACGACATCTTCACCGCCGCCACGTCGAACTGGTGATGTTGGTTGGCAGGTTGGCAGGTTGCAGGTTGGCAGGTTGTGTTGACTGAAATAACTTGCCAACCTGCCAACCTGTAAACCTGCCAACCCTTTGCTACCCGTCCTCTACGCGCTTGCCACCGCCGTCATGACCGTGTACGGAGCGAACCTGCTCTGGCTGGCGGTGACGTTCGCGCGCCACGACCGGCTGCGCGAGGGCCCGGTGCCGCCGGTGGATGGAGTGCCTCCCCTCACCGGCCCGACGCCGGTCGTGACCGTCCAGCTCCCGCTATATAACGAACCCCTCGTCGCCGAGCGCCTGATCGATGCGTGTGCGTCGCTCGACTACCCGAAATCCCACCTGGAAATCCAGGTGCTGGACGACAGTACCGACGACACGACCGGCATCGTCACCCGCCGGGTCGACTTCTGGCGGCAGCGCGGGGTCGACATCGTCCTCATCCACCGGGCCGACCGGGCCGGCTACAAGGCCGGCGCCCTGAAAAACGGCCTCCGCCTGGCCCGCGGCGAGTTCATCGCCATCTTCGACGCCGACTTCCTCCCTCACCCCGATTTTCTCGTGCGCTTGCTGCCGTCATTCGGCGCCGGCCCGCAAGATATTGGCCCGGAAGATATTGGCCCGAAGAAGATCGGAATGGTGCAGGCCCGCTGGGGCCACCTCAACGCGGACGAGTCGCTCCTCACCCGCATCCAGGCGTTTGGCCTGGACGCCCATTTCGCGCTTGAGCAGTTCGCACGCAACCGGGCCGGCTACTTCATGAACTTCAACGGCACCGCCGGCATCTGGCGACGCGCCTGCATCGAGGATGGCGGAGACTGGGAGAGCGACACGCTGGCCGAAGACCTCGACCTCAGCTACCGCGCCCAGCT of the Rhodothermales bacterium genome contains:
- a CDS encoding Uma2 family endonuclease translates to MPPDTSYTYEDFALLPEGAPYQLIDGQLVVSPSPSTYHQTLLLRLASRIHRFCEDSGQGTAFIAPIDVYLSDTDVYQPDLVVVRAGGLAIVEPRLIRGAPDLVVEILSPSTAYYDLHQKKTAYERHGVVEYWVVDPIEQSVEVFERGHEGFVLLQRSAGAEAATSRCLSGFHVELESLFQG
- a CDS encoding riboflavin synthase; this translates as MFTGIIEEVGRIAGVEDLGGGRRLHVEASFAPQLRPDESVAINGACMTVVQVDGLSFDVVVVEESLRKTTLGDFTAGLRVNLERAMRMDGRMDGHFVQGHVDATGVVEEVVEEVTNRLYRIRFAPEYAGYLVPQGSVAIDGISLTIARLERDTLTVAIIPHTLAHANVPAWTPGARVNLEFDMIGKYIVRFLEHRGRDPETMS
- the miaB gene encoding tRNA (N6-isopentenyl adenosine(37)-C2)-methylthiotransferase MiaB codes for the protein MNPISDIGILDDLDAPRAAGLEAPGARLVYLETYGCQMNVSDSEIVASVLREQGFGLTRNADEADVVLINTCAIRDNAEQKVRQRLATFRSEKRRGRRGLTLGVLGCMAERLRHKLLDEEQLVDLVVGPDAYRDLPNLLNASRESGQAAVNVQLSREETYADINPVRYDSNGISAFVSIMRGCDNMCSFCVVPFTRGRERSRPATSILDECKQLVDQGFREVTVLGQNVNSYRADDTGGGVSFAELLYRISLLSPDLRIRYSTSHPKDCSDELLHVHRERANVCNFIHLPVQHGNTEVLARMRRTYTRDEYLALIDRARAIVPGVSFSTDIIAGFCGETEAEHRDTLSLMEHVGYDSAFMFIYSERPDTYAARKYTDDIPIDVKKRRLGEIIEVQNRLSLVSNQAEVGRRHTVLVEGPSKRDANQLCGRTDTNKMVIFDRAGLAPGDYAEVIITGCTSATLFGAIA
- a CDS encoding sigma-54 dependent transcriptional regulator; the encoded protein is MDRESVQERFGIVGTSAAIRHVIDQMRLVARTEVNVLIQGESGVGKEVIARAIHEMGTRRHKALVIVNCGAIPEGLIESELFGAEKGAYTGATDRRSGHFEEADGGSIFLDEIGEMPLAAQVRLLRVLETGEFSRVGSSTVMKSDARVIAATNKDLGKEVQAGRFREDLYYRISTIIIQIPPLRDRQEDILPIFESYLHQFARKYNSPMRRLDEEARRMLLRYRWPGNVRELRNLAEQVIVLINRDLLGVEDIRSFLRGVTVSGASSEIVPSLRTASRVESEGDDRGRELIYRALLELRLEIRDLKEHIGRLTQGVRVPKSAESMETAEYEQTNGPLVIVRDGAGDDTFSSMAEEVTYELEPTLVHGRPLLGSGAPRPMEEPNGEVEVDDPVFPTLESAEQTLIAEALKYYKGNRRQTARALGISERTLYRKLKEIDEEE
- a CDS encoding LptE family protein — encoded protein: MTYKDPSPVSRFPSPVSRFPFPVPPFYHFPFYLLPFTFCLSFAGCGFYSFTGASIPENIQTIAIPQVVDNSLNTFPTLGDQMTELLINRFVRQTRLSLVENEDEADAVLTVELQRYTNAPSAVSGEERAALNRVSLTSAVVYIDRSGADEKELLRRSFTSFEEYDPVNLDDEEVAAIAALQNLADDIFTAATSNW
- a CDS encoding glycosyltransferase, translating into MLPVLYALATAVMTVYGANLLWLAVTFARHDRLREGPVPPVDGVPPLTGPTPVVTVQLPLYNEPLVAERLIDACASLDYPKSHLEIQVLDDSTDDTTGIVTRRVDFWRQRGVDIVLIHRADRAGYKAGALKNGLRLARGEFIAIFDADFLPHPDFLVRLLPSFGAGPQDIGPEDIGPKKIGMVQARWGHLNADESLLTRIQAFGLDAHFALEQFARNRAGYFMNFNGTAGIWRRACIEDGGDWESDTLAEDLDLSYRAQLKGWRFLFVEDVEVPAELPTEIDALRTQQFRWTKGAAEASRKLLGRLWRSSERVGVKVEGTFQLTAHFVFPCILTAALLHAPLLLLSHLGYDGPGPIYFAFLGFGLIGFAGFFLAQLYAQRALYPDWPRRAAFFPLFMAGSIGLAINNTRALAQGLSGRRTEFVRTPKGGVGADPSPRMSIWRVAEAALAVYSLAGLGAIAAYGEWAAVPFQSMFALGFGLVAVYNLRAKQRTRRPSIAPLGAAVHK